One genomic segment of candidate division KSB1 bacterium includes these proteins:
- the sucD gene encoding succinate--CoA ligase subunit alpha yields the protein MSILVDKQTRVLVQGITGNEGSFHTRQMMEYGTQVVAGVVPGKGGQKFDDRVPIFDTVAQAVRATGANAAAIFVPPSFAADAIMESAAEGVSLIVTITEGIPVMDMLTVKAFLIKTGTRMIGPNCPGVISPGQCKIGIMPGFIHQPGRVGVISRSGTLTYEAVKQLSDLGIGQSTCVGIGGDPIIGTTFVDALRLFNADPGTDAVVLIGEIGGNAEDEAAAYIKREFRKPVVAFIAGRTAPPGRRMGHAGAIIAGGQGTAAEKMARLAEAGATVCQSPAEIGLRMQEQLQKLGSKPVARRAAGVKTAARPKAVAAGKTRIAKSAAKAKAGRK from the coding sequence TTGAGCATACTAGTTGACAAGCAGACGCGTGTACTGGTGCAGGGGATTACGGGCAACGAAGGCTCATTTCACACGCGACAAATGATGGAATATGGCACACAGGTGGTTGCCGGCGTGGTGCCGGGCAAAGGCGGGCAGAAGTTCGACGACCGTGTTCCGATTTTTGACACCGTGGCGCAGGCGGTGCGGGCCACCGGCGCCAACGCCGCCGCGATTTTTGTTCCGCCCTCTTTCGCCGCCGATGCCATCATGGAATCGGCCGCGGAAGGCGTGTCGTTGATCGTGACCATCACCGAGGGCATTCCCGTGATGGACATGCTGACCGTCAAGGCCTTCCTGATCAAGACCGGCACGCGCATGATCGGCCCGAATTGTCCCGGAGTGATTTCCCCGGGACAATGCAAGATCGGCATCATGCCGGGCTTCATCCACCAGCCGGGGCGGGTGGGTGTGATCTCCCGCAGCGGCACGCTCACTTATGAGGCGGTCAAGCAGCTTTCCGACCTTGGCATCGGCCAGTCGACCTGTGTGGGCATCGGTGGCGATCCCATCATCGGCACCACTTTTGTCGATGCCCTGCGGCTGTTCAATGCCGATCCCGGCACCGATGCAGTGGTGTTGATCGGAGAAATTGGCGGCAACGCTGAAGACGAGGCCGCGGCCTACATCAAGCGGGAATTCCGCAAGCCGGTGGTGGCATTCATCGCGGGCCGCACCGCGCCGCCCGGACGCCGCATGGGACATGCGGGCGCCATCATTGCCGGCGGTCAGGGCACGGCCGCCGAGAAGATGGCCAGGCTCGCAGAGGCTGGTGCCACGGTCTGTCAAAGCCCGGCAGAAATAGGTCTGCGCATGCAGGAGCAATTGCAAAAGCTCGGGAGCAAGCCCGTGGCGCGCAGGGCGGCCGGGGTGAAAACCGCCGCCAGGCCCAAAGCCGTTGCCGCGGGTAAAACCAGAATCGCAAAATCCGCGGCGAAAGCCAAAGCCGGCAGGAAATAG